Part of the Tenacibaculum sp. SZ-18 genome, ATAACATAAATTTCATGCATAAAAATTCTTTAATTTTGTTTCAGAATATTCCCATTGTAAAAGTTGATGTTTAATTGCATCCTGTCTTAGTTGTTGATGAGGCATGGTGTCAATCCCCAAGTTATGAGAAAATTTATAATTTTTGCATTATTCGGACTTTCGATTAATGCTTTTGCTCAAAAAGATATTTGTGAAACTCCTGAGGACAACATCGAAGATTTAAATAGTATCACTAAATGTACTATAAAACCTTCAAAAAAATTAAAGGATAAAAGATCAAGGCAAATATCAGTAAGAGTTTCGGCTCCAAAAAAAAGGTTTTTAAAAAAAAGAAAAAAACAAAAAGAAGCAACGATTTTGAGTAGTTCTGGTTTAACGAGTACAAACCAAACCACTGACATTTCAAAAAAGTTAGCTCTTAGGACTAATTTAGCGGCGTTAACCAACACGTTATCAAAAGAAGAAGTTCGAAACGCAGAGAAGTTTAGTACAGTGAATGATATTCCTTTGTTTCCATTTTGTAAAGGAGAAATTGGTGATGCTCAGTTAGATTGTTTCAATAATGAGATGATGAAACATATTCAACAACATTTTAGATATCCTAATGATGCTGTAGTAAATAAAGTTCAAGGTGAAGTATGGGTAAGATTTATCATTGATAAAGATGGGAATGTTACGAATATTAAAGCTTTAGGACCAAAAGGAGCAAAAATATTAAATGATGAAGCTATTCGTGTAGTTTCAAATTTACCAAAGTTTATCCCTGGAAAGAAAAACGGTATTTCTACTTCAGTTAAATACGGATTTCCAATCAACTTCGCATTAGAGGATAATTAATTTTTAATAATTAAAAAACTAAAAATCAATTAATAAGTATTTTATTATGATTAAAAAACTATTTCTACTGTGCTTTTGTGCAGTAAATCTTACAATTTTGGCCCAAGATAAATTGTCGGGATTAGTATTTGACGAATATTTAGAGCCATTTCCCGGAGCTACTATTACATCAAGTGAAGGAACATCTGTAACTTCTAATATTGATGGTGAATTTATTATAGCAGTTAAAAAGTTTCCTGTAACCTTGAATATTACTTCAGTTGGTTTTCAAACTGAAATAGTTCAGGTTTCGAGTATTTCAGATGATCTTAATGTGATTTTAAAAGAAGCCTTTATTTTAGATCAAGTAGTTATCTCAGCTTCGAGAACTCCTGAACGAGTTATGGAGTCTCCTGTAACAATTGAGAGAATTGATGGGAAATACATCAAGAGAACGGCTTCTCCTAATTTCTATGAAAGTTTAGGGAATTTGAAAGGAATTGACGTATTAGGGAATAGTTTTTCGACAAAAATCATAACATCAAATAGAGGTTTTGGAAATACATTAAATAACCGATTCGTGCAACTTGTAGACGGAGCAGAAAGTTCAATTCCTGTATTCGAATATTCATTTGGTAACTTATTTGGTTTAAATGAACTTGATGTTAAAAATGTCGAGATATTACCAGGTGCCGCTTCGGCATTATATGGGGCGAATGCATTTAACGGTATCTTATTGATGACAAGTAAGAATCCATTTGATGATCATGGAATCAGTACTTATTTCAAATCAGGTGTTACCACACAACAAGATAGAGGTGCGTATGCGTTTTATGATGTTGGAGCAAGACTGGCTTTTAAGTTTAATGATTACCTCGCGATTAAAGCTAATATAGTTTATACAAATGGTGAAGATTGGTATGCAAGAGATTATAGAAATACAACTGGG contains:
- a CDS encoding energy transducer TonB, which produces MRKFIIFALFGLSINAFAQKDICETPEDNIEDLNSITKCTIKPSKKLKDKRSRQISVRVSAPKKRFLKKRKKQKEATILSSSGLTSTNQTTDISKKLALRTNLAALTNTLSKEEVRNAEKFSTVNDIPLFPFCKGEIGDAQLDCFNNEMMKHIQQHFRYPNDAVVNKVQGEVWVRFIIDKDGNVTNIKALGPKGAKILNDEAIRVVSNLPKFIPGKKNGISTSVKYGFPINFALEDN